One genomic segment of Clavelina lepadiformis chromosome 3, kaClaLepa1.1, whole genome shotgun sequence includes these proteins:
- the LOC143450291 gene encoding 45 kDa calcium-binding protein-like yields the protein MVELQKSFVICLLFAYYCHAKSILMIKDKKVPKADHDADVDVQVIDPNLSIKEAVFDDPDVDIAPPKHLDAVKIARDGHINSNFHKEVFLGEDIANFENGNYELKQQKNRLIKIFETIDANKDKTLDVDELAAWVLQKTREHFKEAKQGNKEKFDKLDGDHDGHLTWNEYLTEFLGQRGFDKGDVANKLANKIKVDVTEELKDDIEDIKDKWLQAAGDNDDWQSLNADEFLDFQHPETSRGMLAFLVRDFLDDIDINGDEIITVHEYMAIPSDIDVDQQSDIWAVERREEFRNVIDQDHDGNVTKIELEQFLDPLSESMSEQEARQLISFGDEDGNGLLSLDELLENSEFYTGSKLYNYARSVHEDL from the exons ATGGTTGAATTGCAAAAGAGTTTCGTAATTTGCTTGTTGTTTGCGTATTACTGCCATgctaaatcaattttaatgataaaagacaaaaagG ttcCCAAAGCAGATCATGATGCTGATGTTGATGTGCAAGTGATTGATCCCAATTTGAGTATTAAG GAAGCTGTTTTTGATGATCCAGATGTGGACATAGCCCCCCCAAAGCACTTGGATGCAGTGAAAATTGCCAGAGATGGTCACATAAACTCAAATTTTCACAAGGAGGTTTTCCTTGGTGAAGATATAGCTAACTTTGAGAATGGCAATTATGAGCTgaaacaacagaaaaacaggctgattaaaatttttgaaac GATTGATGCAAACAAGGACAAAACATTAGATGTGGATGAATTGGCAGCTTGGGTTCTTCAGAAAACAAGAGAGCATTTCAAAGAAGCTAAACAGGGGAATAAAGAGAAATTTGACAAACTGGACGGTGATCATGATGGTCATCTTACATGGAATGAATACCTAACAGAATTTCTTGGACAGAGAGGATTTGACAA GGGAGATGTGGCCAATAAACTTGCAAACAAGATAAAAGTTGATGTCACCGAGGAATTAAAAGATGATATCGAAGACATAAAGGATAAATGGCTTCAG GCAGCTGGAGATAATGATGATTGGCAATCCTTAAATGCAGATGAATTTTTGGATTTCCAACATCCTGAAACAAGCAGAGGTATGCTGGCCTTCTTGGTGCGAGATTTTCTGGACGACATTG ATATCAATGGAGATGAGATCATTACTGTTCATGAGTACATGGCCATTCCATCTGATATTGATGTGGACCAACAGTCTGACATTTGGGCAGTAGAAAGGCGTGAAGAGTTTAGAAATGTCATCGATCAGGATCATGACGGAAATGTCACAAAAATTGAACTTGAA CAATTTCTTGATCCTTTGAGTGAGAGCATGTCAGAGCAAGAGGCCCGTCAGTTGATTTCATTCGGAGATGAGGATGGCAATGGACTTCTTTCACTCGATGAACTTCTTGAAAACAGCGAGTTTTACACTGGGAGTAAACTTTACAACTATGCTCGAAGTGTGCACGAAGATTTGTGA
- the LOC143448406 gene encoding uncharacterized protein LOC143448406 isoform X1 — MSDRRRNFNRRRNINRNINRQGQNDEKPSFPPLTASLTSTPLSLPESTTLLTTGSLAVTTGHTLLPSDFNSHSSSHPHPPITPLSNPTISPTILGASLGALLLFAITVVAIVMTRCSRSKRSSKVTQEPAIATFSSRDMQTTTSGHSLPLADFYIRESATTNNLSVQPEHQNHLNHLNVTQNASIYVGKHSVCKFPISLRQTKRNLQINKEISKSPIFNRYKEVNDFASNPNFNERRYVNINEAFFIAPVSPQSEEDDYIFPDYYPAQNVPRRELYQNFPSILKDDENVYLQPQSASDRDNNYISFID; from the exons ATGTCCGACAGAAGACGTAACTTCAATAGAAGAAGAAACATAAATAGGAACATTAACAGACAGGGGCAAAATGACGAAAAACCTTCATTTCCACCACTAACTGCATCGTTAACATCGACCCCCTTATCGCTACCAGAATCGACAACTTTGTTGACAACAGGATCCTTGGCTGTTACTACAG GTCATACTCTTCTTCCTTCTGATTTCAACTCGCATTCTTCTTCTCATCCACATCCACCCATCACACCGCTTTCAAACCCCACGATCAGCCCCACTATTTTAGGAGCTTCACTGGGAGCCCTGCTACTGTTTGCGATAACTGTGGTGGCGATAGTGATGACAAGATGCAGTCG aTCTAAAAGATCGTCAAAAGTGACGCAGGAACCTGCTATAGCTACATTCAGTTCACGTGACATGCAAACGACAACATCCGGTCACTCACTGCCATTAGCTGATTTCTACATCCGTGAAAGTGCTACTACCAACAACCTTTCAGTTCAACCAGAACATCAAAATCATCTCAACCACCTCAACGTTACACAGAATGCTAGTATCTACGTTGGAAAACACTCTGTTTGCAAATTTCCGATTAGCCTGAGACAGACGAAGAGAAACCTCCAAATTAACAAAGAAATCTCCAAAAGTCCAATTTTTAATCGTTATAAAGAAGTAAACGATTTCGCAAGCAATCCTAACTTTAATGAGAGACGTTATGTCAATATTAATGAAG CTTTTTTTATAGCACCAGTTTCACCGCAAAGTGAAGAGGACGATTACATATTTCCTGATTACTATCCCGCACAAAATGTACCAAGAAGGGAATTATATCAAAACTTTCCTTCCATTTTGAAAGACG ATGAGAACGTTTACCTTCAGCCACAATCAGCTTCTGACAGAGACAACAATTATATTTCATTCATTGATTAG
- the LOC143448405 gene encoding uncharacterized protein LOC143448405, protein MCGLTTSLTSSFIIVALFQIHSSSSQECPCLNDEVPSTWGFWIGPSSCVGQCDLAKNVRTRSCFLPIDPTPVRTTDCLITNLANCTNLASCEGEWSSWSTVSDCSNSCGSGTEKQLRTCYKKNVPGNLRNKYCLGGYGTEEQTRENTCSRRQGCFSRPTTTTTTSTTTTTTTTTTTTSTQAAPTVAVSGTSTSIGEDVMKDTTTNMVSLPLRPGPNVRDPSHNHQQTGNGLDTTTLAAILGSVAIVCITLIIVAVAAIRKRRKRQENGVTGNSTSIPTMPTEQCSVANYETVRPELSHDNESSFSNIDLGSPYYNHTMHDTNLQVPPHSNDLYLEPVPSPRGSRHFPAPEDTIYFTIDDIKK, encoded by the exons ATGTGTGGTTTAACTACAAGTTTAACCTCATCCTTCATCATCGTTGCTCTATTTCAAATTCACTCAAGTTCTTCTCAGGAATGTCCATGCTTAAACGATGAAGTTCCCAGCACATGGGGCTTCTGGATTGGGCCATCCTCATGTGTGGGTCAGTGTGATCTTGCAAAGAATGTCAGAACTAGGTCGTGTTTTCTTCCTATTGATCCTACTCCTGTCCGGACTACAGACTGTTTAATCACAAACCTTGCAAACTGCACAAACCTTGCAAGTTGTGAAGGGGAATGGAGCTCGTGGTCTACCGTGTCCGACTGCAGTAACAGTTGCGGGAGTGGAACCGAAAAGCAACTCCGAACCTGCtataaa aaaaatgttCCAGGTAATCTGCGCAATAAATATTGCCTTGGTGGATATGGAACAGAAGAACAAACTCGCGAAAATACTTGCTCAAGAAGGCAGGGATGTTTCAG TCGacctactactactactactactagtACTACTACTACAACCACAACAACAACCACAACAACATCCACACAAGCAGCACCGACGGTTGCAGTCTCAGGAACAAGTACCAGCATAGGTGAAG ATGTTATGAAAGACACGACAACAAACATGGTATCTCTACCGCTACGGCCCGGTCCAAATGTGCGTGATCCGTCTCATAATCACCAACAAACCGGTAATGGACTTGACACGACAACTCTCGCGGCAATTTTGGGCTCTGTTGCTATAGTTTGTATAACTTTGATCATTGTGGCTGTTGCCGCAATAAGAAAAAGACGAAAACGTCAAGA AAACGGTGTTACTGGCAACAGCACATCCATCCCCACAATGCCAACCGAACAATGCTCTGTCGCCAACTATGAGACTGTTCGACCGGAACTTTCACATGATAACGAAAGTTCTTTTTCCAACATCGACTTAGGTTCCCCCTATTACAATCATACAATGCACG ACACGAACTTGCAAGTTCCTCCGCACAGCAACGATCTGTATTTGGAGCCTGTTCCAAGTCCACGTGGATCTAGACACTTTCCAGCGCCAGAGGACACTATTTATTTCACCATCGACGatataaaaaaatag
- the LOC143448406 gene encoding uncharacterized protein LOC143448406 isoform X2 — translation MSDRRRNFNRRRNINRNINRQGQNDEKPSFPPLTASLTSTPLSLPESTTLLTTGSLAVTTGHTLLPSDFNSHSSSHPHPPITPLSNPTISPTILGASLGALLLFAITVVAIVMTRCSRSKRSSKVTQEPAIATFSSRDMQTTTSGHSLPLADFYIRESATTNNLSVQPEHQNHLNHLNVTQNASIYVGKHSVCKFPISLRQTKRNLQINKEISKSPIFNRYKEVNDFASNPNFNERRYVNINEAPVSPQSEEDDYIFPDYYPAQNVPRRELYQNFPSILKDDENVYLQPQSASDRDNNYISFID, via the exons ATGTCCGACAGAAGACGTAACTTCAATAGAAGAAGAAACATAAATAGGAACATTAACAGACAGGGGCAAAATGACGAAAAACCTTCATTTCCACCACTAACTGCATCGTTAACATCGACCCCCTTATCGCTACCAGAATCGACAACTTTGTTGACAACAGGATCCTTGGCTGTTACTACAG GTCATACTCTTCTTCCTTCTGATTTCAACTCGCATTCTTCTTCTCATCCACATCCACCCATCACACCGCTTTCAAACCCCACGATCAGCCCCACTATTTTAGGAGCTTCACTGGGAGCCCTGCTACTGTTTGCGATAACTGTGGTGGCGATAGTGATGACAAGATGCAGTCG aTCTAAAAGATCGTCAAAAGTGACGCAGGAACCTGCTATAGCTACATTCAGTTCACGTGACATGCAAACGACAACATCCGGTCACTCACTGCCATTAGCTGATTTCTACATCCGTGAAAGTGCTACTACCAACAACCTTTCAGTTCAACCAGAACATCAAAATCATCTCAACCACCTCAACGTTACACAGAATGCTAGTATCTACGTTGGAAAACACTCTGTTTGCAAATTTCCGATTAGCCTGAGACAGACGAAGAGAAACCTCCAAATTAACAAAGAAATCTCCAAAAGTCCAATTTTTAATCGTTATAAAGAAGTAAACGATTTCGCAAGCAATCCTAACTTTAATGAGAGACGTTATGTCAATATTAATGAAG CACCAGTTTCACCGCAAAGTGAAGAGGACGATTACATATTTCCTGATTACTATCCCGCACAAAATGTACCAAGAAGGGAATTATATCAAAACTTTCCTTCCATTTTGAAAGACG ATGAGAACGTTTACCTTCAGCCACAATCAGCTTCTGACAGAGACAACAATTATATTTCATTCATTGATTAG
- the LOC143448404 gene encoding plastin-2-like, whose amino-acid sequence MATESELIQQMADVKLNDEEKETVANAFVAVDTNNNGFIEQDELVDLFRMCQNPLPAYKIRMMMQEMDINKDNRLSITEVAKLYEKHTENEMAKTFKKAVKTQQGIVAHGGMSQSSAEGTQHSYSEEECLAFTNWIARNLAKDADCKDKVKDLKPESLFNIMEDGVVLCKMINLSQPETIDERTINKTKLNVYKVQENLNLALNSSSAIGCSIVNIGAQDISEGKPHLILGLLWQIIRIGLFAKIELMKNAEIAALLEEGETLEDLMNLSPEELLLRWMNYHLANSPTYQSQAGGKKITNFSGDIKDSVAYVCLLEQIQPVDEETKQYELTPPITADTTAPDNLARAEKMLKSADRLGCREFVTSKDVVKGNAKLNMAFVANLFNTHPALKKVEIDEALIEETREVKTFRNWMNSLGVSPRVYNFNNDLKDGLVLLQLYGHLDDQVVNWNKVNKPPFTMMGGNMKKLENCNYTVDLGKKLKFSLVGIDGSNINQGDNTLTLGLVWQLMRYYTLKILQDISEQDTPAKDKEIIAWTNEKLTANGKETRISSFKDSSVTTSHVVIDLIDCIAPGKVNYDIINPGNSEEEKISNAKYAISMARKIGSKIYALPEDLVEPNPKMVMTVFACLMATAMDNAKNEAPAEEEAQ is encoded by the exons ATGGCAACCGAGAGCGAGTTAATTCAACAGATGGCAGATGTCAAGTTAAAtgatgaagaaaaagaaacggTCGCTAATGCATTTGTTGCTGTTG ACACTAACAACAATGGATTCATTGAACAAGATGAGCTGGTTGATCTCTTCAGAATGTGTCAAAATCCTCTCCCTGCTTACAAGATCCGTATGATGATGCAAGAAATGGACATAAACAAAGATAACAGGCTGAGCATAACGGAAGTTGCGAAG CTTTATGAAAAACACACTGAAAATGAAATGGCCAAAACCTTTAAGAAAGCTGTAAAAACTCAACAAGGTATTGTAGCTCATGGTGGCATGTCTCAGTCATCTGCTGAAGGCACTCAGCATTCCTACTCTGAAGAAGAATGTCTTGCTTTTACCAACTGGATTGCTAGG AACTTGGCTAAGGATGCAGACTGTAAGGATAAAGTGAAGGATCTTAAGCCAGAATCATTGTTTAATATCATGGAAGATGGTGTTGTGCTTTG CAAAATGATCAACTTGTCACAGCCAGAGACCATTGATGAAAGAACTATCAACAAGACTAAGTTAAACGTTTACAAAGTTCAG GAAAACTTGAACTTAGCTCTGAATTCTTCATCTGCCATTGGCTGCAGTATTGTCAACATCGGAGCGCAGGACATCAGTGAAGGAAAACCTCATCTCATTTTGGGTCTTCTCTGGCAAATTATCAGAATTGGTCTTTTTGCAAAGATTGAACTCATGAAGAATGCTG AAATTGCTGCTCTCCTTGAAGAAGGTGAAACGTTGGAAGATTTGATGAATCTTTCTCCAGAAGAGTTACTTCTCAG gTGGATGAACTATCACCTCGCAAACTCCCCCACTTACCAAAGCCAAGCTGGTGGGAAAAAAATCACCAACTTTAGCGGCGATATCAAAGATTCAGTCGCTTATGTCTGCCTGCTTGAACAGATTCAGCCCGTAGATGAAGAAACAAAGCAGTATGAACTGACACCTCCAATTACTGCAGACACCACG GCACCCGACAATCTTGCACGTGCGGAAAAAATGCTTAAGTCTGCCGACCGACTTGGCTGTCGTGAGTTTGTCACTTCAAAAGATGTTGTCAAAGGAAATGCGAAACTAAACATGGCTTTCGTGGCCAACCTCTTCAACACTCATCCTGCACTTAAAAAGGTTGAAATTGACGAAGCTCTCATAG AGGAAACTCGAGAGGTAAAGACATTCAGAAACTGGATGAACAGCTTGGGTGTGTCACCACGTGTTTATAACTTCAACAA CGACTTAAAGGATGGCCTTGTACTGCTCCAGCTCTACGGCCATCTTGATGACCAGGTTGTGAATTGGAATAAGGTCAACAAGCCTCCATTTACTATGATGG GTGGAAACATGAAAAAGCTGGAAAACTGCAATTATACGGTTGATCTTGGCAAAAAACTGAAATTCAGTCTTGTTGGAATTGATGGCTCTAATATTAACCAGGGAGACAACACACTTACATTGGGTCTTGTGTGGCAGCTTATGAGATA ttacaCGCTGAAGATCTTGCAAGACATTAGTGAGCAAGATACACCTGCAAAGGACAAAGAAATCATTGCTTGGACAAATGAGAAGCTGACAGCCAATGGAAAAGAAACCAGGATTTCATCATTTAAG GATTCATCCGTCACCACCTCTCATGTTGTAATCGATCTCATTGACTGCATCGCACCAGGAAAAGTTaactatgacatcatcaacccTGGAAACTCGGAGGAAGAAAAAATCAGCAATGCTAA GTATGCCATTTCCATGGCTCGTAAAATTGGCTCAAAGATTTATGCTCTTCCTGAAGATCTTGTAGAACCAAATCCAAAGATGGTGATGACTGTGTTTGCATGTCTCATGGCAACAGCCATGGACAACGCTAAGAATGAAGCCCCAGCAGAAGAGGAAGCGCAATAA